The following are encoded together in the Panicum virgatum strain AP13 chromosome 6K, P.virgatum_v5, whole genome shotgun sequence genome:
- the LOC120711087 gene encoding transmembrane protein 18-like: MAEEQAAGSSAVGRAVEEVRSALNEHADVVAELFGRVSSELRTGFAPAVDSFIGFFHAVDWKEPWLISMLTFHAILLLVTIISRRNVNFQLILSALTFSGVFLAERINTFLGQNWKSFSSQNYFDPQGLFISVVWSGPLILITILILVNTLVTLCMLIVRWKRAELRHRARKAQNKQD; the protein is encoded by the exons ATGGcggaggagcaggcggcgggGTCGTCGGCAGtcgggcgcgcggtggaggaAGTGCGCTCTGCCCTCAACGAGCACGCCGACGTGGTCGCCGAGCTCTTCGGCCGCGTCTCCTCCGAGCTGCGCACCGGCTTCGCGCCAGCCGTCGACTCCTTCATCGGATTCTTCCACGCCGTCGACTGGAAG GAGCCTTGGTTGATCAGCATGCTAACTTTTCATGCCATTCTGCTGCTCGTTACCATCATCTCGAGGAGAAACGTCAATTTCCAACTTATATTATCGGCTCTAACAT TTTCTGGTGTGTTTCTCGCTGAGAGAATAAACACCTTTTTAGGACAAAACTGGAAGAGCTTCTCTAGCCAAAACTATTTTGATCCCCAAGGCCTCTTCATTTCAGTCGTCTGGTCTGGCCCCCTTATTTTGATAACAATCCTTATTCTG GTGAACACTCTTGTGACGCTCTGCATGCTGATCGTAAGGTGGAAAAGGGCAGAGCTCAGGCATCGTGCTCGCAAGGCTCAGAACAAGCAGGACTGA